The following coding sequences lie in one Benincasa hispida cultivar B227 unplaced genomic scaffold, ASM972705v1 Contig132, whole genome shotgun sequence genomic window:
- the LOC120068892 gene encoding CDGSH iron-sulfur domain-containing protein NEET: MASIVAISLPSSLSITSRPPHSNFIGSGRRSTVVVRAQGSGGEPINPAIRKTEDKVVDSVLIAELSKPLTPYCRCWRSATFPLCDGSHVKHNKATGDNVGPLLLKQ; the protein is encoded by the exons ATGGCATCCATTGTAGCCATTTCTCTACCTTCTTCCTTATCAATAACAAGCCGTCCTCCTCATAGTAATTTCATCGGCAGCGGACGACGTAGTACGGTGGTTGTAAGGGCTCAAGGCAGTGGCGGCGAACCCATAAACCCTGCAATCAGGAAGACAGAAGACAAAGTGGTAGACTCTGTGCTCATTGCTGAACTTTCCAAGCCCCTCACTCCCTATTGCag ATGTTGGAGGTCAGCCACATTTCCTCTATGTGATGGAAGCCATGTTAAGCACAACAAGGCAACTGGTGATAATGTTGGTCCTTTGCTTTTAAAGCAGTAA